The Nisaea sp. DNA segment CTTGCCGCACGGCCTCTCGCGTCGCTTGTCGCGACAAAACAGCTGTGCCAAGTAAGACAGTAACCTGTGTAAGAAACGATTTGGAGAGGTTCATGGAACGCGAGTCGATGGAATACGACGTCGTTATCGTCGGGGCCGGTCCCTCCGGCCTTTCGGCTGCCATTCGGCTGCGCCAGCTTAGTGCGGAGCACGGTCAGGACCTGAGCGTCTGTGTGCTGGAAAAAGGCTCGGAGGTTGGTGCCCACATTCTGTCTGGAGCGGTGATGGAGCCGCGGGCAATGGCTGAGCTGTTCCCCGACTGGCAGGAGCGCGGTGCGCCCTTGAACACGCCGGTGACCCAGGACCGGTTCATGTTCCTCACCCGCACGTCCGGCATCCAGATGCCTTGTCCGCCGCAGATGAACAACCACGGCAATTATATCGTCAGCCTCGGCAATGTCTGCCGCTGGCTGGCCGAACAGGCCGAGGCGCTGGGTGTCGAGATCTACCCCGGCTTTGCCGCTGCCGAAGTGCTCTATGACGAGAACGGCGCGGTGCGCGGTGTCGCCACCGGCGACATGGGCATCGGCAAGGACGGCGAGCAGACCGCGAACTACACCCAGGGCATCGAACTCCATGCCAAGCAGACGCTGTTCGCCGAAGGCGTGCGCGGATCGCTGACCAAGACACTGTTCGAGCGCTTCGATTTGCGCGAGGGCGTCGACCCGCAAACCTACGGTCTCGGCATCAAGGAGCTCTGGGAAGTCGATCCGGCAGTGCATCAGCAAGGTCTGGTGGTGCATACCGTCGGCTGGCCGGTGGACGGCAAGACCTATGGCGGCTCCTTCCTCTATCATCTGGAAAACAACCAGGTCGCGGTCGGCTATGTGATCGGTCTCGATTACGAGAACCCGCATCTGAGCCCGTTCGAGGAATTCCAGCGCTACAAGACGCATCCGAAGATTCGCCCCTTCTTCGAAGGTGCCCGGCGGATATCCTACGGTGCGCGCGCCATCAACGAAGGCGGCTTCCAGTCCATCCCGAAAATCACTTTCCCGGGCGGCGCCATCCTTGGCTGCTCCGCCGGTTTCCTGAACGTGCCGAAGATCAAGGGCTCGCACACGGCGATGAAGTCCGGCATGACGGCCGCCGAGGCCCTGTTCGACACCATGAAGGACGGTGCCGGTGCCGGGTTGGAAATCTCCGATTACCGGACCAGGATGGAGAAAAGCTGGGTCTGGGACGAGCTGAAGGCGGTGCGTAATATCCGTCCCGGCTTCAAGGCCGGCTTCCTCATGGGCATGGCGAATGCC contains these protein-coding regions:
- a CDS encoding electron transfer flavoprotein-ubiquinone oxidoreductase; this encodes MERESMEYDVVIVGAGPSGLSAAIRLRQLSAEHGQDLSVCVLEKGSEVGAHILSGAVMEPRAMAELFPDWQERGAPLNTPVTQDRFMFLTRTSGIQMPCPPQMNNHGNYIVSLGNVCRWLAEQAEALGVEIYPGFAAAEVLYDENGAVRGVATGDMGIGKDGEQTANYTQGIELHAKQTLFAEGVRGSLTKTLFERFDLREGVDPQTYGLGIKELWEVDPAVHQQGLVVHTVGWPVDGKTYGGSFLYHLENNQVAVGYVIGLDYENPHLSPFEEFQRYKTHPKIRPFFEGARRISYGARAINEGGFQSIPKITFPGGAILGCSAGFLNVPKIKGSHTAMKSGMTAAEALFDTMKDGAGAGLEISDYRTRMEKSWVWDELKAVRNIRPGFKAGFLMGMANAGVETLFKGKSPWTLHHHHDHESLRPAAQCEKIAYPKPDGKVSFDRLSSVFLSNTNHEENQPAHLTLKDPSVPVEYNLALYDAPEQRYCPAGVYEIMRDDDGSNPRLQINAQNCVHCKTCDIKDPTQNINWVVPEGGGGPNYPNM